From the genome of Streptomyces sp. NBC_01116, one region includes:
- a CDS encoding RNB domain-containing ribonuclease, whose amino-acid sequence MPRRHLRMTGAADCSLGTALRALRTELGLPGAFPPEVLAEAAEAARAPDLSAHEDATDLPFLTIDPPASTDLDQAMHLERRRHGFRVHYAIADVAAYVRPGGALDAEAHRRVTTLYFPDDRIPLHPPVLSEGAASLLPGETRPAALWRIDLDGDGRAVHADVTRALVRSRAKLDYAGVQHRIDAGTAEEPLTLLRDIGRLREKQERARGGISLNVPEQEIVQRDGSYGLAHRATLPAEGWNAQISLLTGMAAARLMADTGTGILRTLPIAPDGAVARLRRSAHALRVDWPHHVPYAEVVRSLDPARSNHAAFLQECTTLLRGAGYTAFDDGELPDPAVHAAVADLYTHCTAPLRRLVDRYASELCLAATAGTEPPEWVREALPALPKEMAEGTRRAGTVERACVDLVEAALLEGRVGELFDAYVVDVQDRDPAVGTVHLRDPAVVGRIEGGTDPLPLGERLRVRLTRAGPASKTVLFAPA is encoded by the coding sequence ATGCCCCGCCGCCACCTGCGTATGACCGGTGCAGCCGACTGCTCGCTCGGGACCGCCCTGCGGGCGCTGCGCACCGAGCTCGGCCTGCCCGGCGCCTTCCCGCCCGAGGTGCTCGCGGAGGCGGCCGAGGCGGCGCGGGCCCCGGACCTGTCGGCCCACGAGGACGCCACGGACCTGCCCTTCCTCACCATCGACCCGCCCGCCTCCACGGACCTCGACCAGGCGATGCACCTGGAGCGCCGTCGGCACGGCTTCCGGGTGCACTACGCCATCGCGGACGTCGCCGCGTACGTCCGGCCGGGCGGCGCGCTCGACGCCGAGGCCCACCGCCGGGTCACCACCCTCTACTTCCCCGACGACCGCATCCCCCTCCACCCGCCGGTCCTCTCCGAGGGAGCCGCCAGCCTCCTCCCCGGCGAGACCCGCCCGGCCGCGCTGTGGCGGATCGACCTGGACGGCGACGGGCGGGCCGTCCACGCCGACGTGACCCGGGCCCTGGTCCGCAGCCGCGCGAAGCTCGACTACGCCGGCGTCCAGCACAGGATCGACGCGGGCACGGCCGAGGAACCCCTCACCCTGCTCCGGGACATCGGGCGGCTGCGCGAGAAACAGGAACGGGCCAGGGGCGGCATCTCGCTGAACGTCCCCGAACAGGAGATCGTCCAACGGGACGGCTCCTACGGCCTCGCCCACCGCGCCACGCTTCCCGCCGAGGGCTGGAACGCCCAGATCTCCCTGCTCACCGGCATGGCCGCCGCCCGCCTCATGGCCGACACGGGCACCGGCATCCTGCGCACCCTGCCGATCGCCCCGGACGGAGCCGTCGCCCGGCTGCGGCGCTCCGCCCACGCCCTGCGCGTCGACTGGCCGCACCACGTCCCGTACGCCGAGGTCGTCCGCTCGCTCGACCCGGCGCGGAGCAACCACGCGGCGTTTCTCCAGGAGTGCACCACCCTGCTGCGCGGCGCGGGCTACACCGCCTTCGACGACGGCGAACTCCCCGACCCCGCCGTGCACGCGGCGGTCGCCGACCTCTACACGCACTGCACCGCACCGCTGCGCCGCCTCGTCGACCGGTACGCGTCCGAACTCTGCCTGGCCGCGACCGCCGGGACGGAACCACCCGAGTGGGTACGGGAGGCGCTCCCCGCCCTCCCGAAGGAGATGGCCGAGGGGACCCGCCGCGCGGGCACCGTGGAGCGGGCCTGCGTCGACCTGGTCGAGGCGGCGTTGCTGGAGGGGCGCGTGGGCGAGCTCTTCGACGCGTACGTCGTCGACGTCCAGGACCGCGACCCGGCCGTCGGCACGGTCCACCTCCGGGACCCGGCGGTCGTCGGCCGGATCGAGGGAGGCACGGACCCACTGCCGCTGGGGGAGCGGCTGCGGGTCCGGCTCACCCGGGCGGGCCCGGCGTCGAAGACGGTGCTGTTCGCTCCGGCGTGA